The DNA window gttttgatatcatccagattagaacgtaaacctcgacagttccattgtatcaaggtggccatttttaagaactggtaggtgaagtggctggagaacccttcggtttacgaccatgtcttttttctttactgtctttagtcggaggaggtctattaaacaccatggatcctgctctgggtcgggtgggcaggtttttgttattggaaggggaatccagtgactgaggacacaaACGAagaattgttttgtctcttgtggtgggagaaaagatgtatcagaagaaatgcctgtatttaaaACTGAAGGacatggatcttgaggtttgttggaaggtatgggaggaacagagatgggtgtggaagtcaattcatcaacctttttaaccacggaggtcaaaaggcttttcatttgttttgaaaacgattctcttggagtcacagagagatctgtctgcactcccactgtagttgtggaatgaagtgcagcagcatatgtccgagatggaattgtggacagcaatttccgagcctcaggataactaatgtcatgtgtcgttttcaaacgctgcacctctttttcctccaaccattttgggcaagaatgaaagttggaagggtgagaaccattgcagtttatgcaatgtgggttgatgtcacagtcataggcatcgtggtccttgcttccacaacgagcacatgtcagggaaccacgacaagatttctttgagtggccgaatctctgacattggaaacatcaagagggtttggtatgtatggtcaaccctgcaatgagataacctgccttgatggtggcaggtgcacgtggtgaagtaaatgttaaaacaagggtatttgttggcagtgtaactccatctttgtgagtggagatgcctcactgcaaaaactccttgagtggagagaccagcgagaatctctgactcaggaacgttcttcaaatccctttcaacaataactcctcgtgaagaattcaaggtagcatggggtgtaacctcaataggtatatccccaattgtcaagaggagttcactgtgttgggatgtggatgtttcaaccaatatgtcaccagatcgaagtttctttactgactttgagagccagcaagtccctctagtcccttttgaataaaaaaggggacatttgccctaaaggtttttccaaagagaatgtaatataagaaaatgaggtacgcggtgttactgatgttgaagattgctgttctgagtattcaagacgtggtcacttacccattgactgttttttacaattttatttaaatttttagaggatccatgggaaaagaaaaatttcggtacccactgaccccacccaccatggagccctacaaggggacgactacaaagtcacgcaaagacaatgcagcaacgccagggtttcgtgagcactatacccaaacaccagcatcaggcacaatgtccacaacactcattgagaacttccaacactggtacttggttgactctagcccaagtggaccagccgattgacccaaggggggccacccaaaggctgcccgccTACAGGaattgaggccaaagtggtgtgttagggttggaccctcaaccaccaggatcctctcctccccttcacgggtcgccacgcacggcaaacacgtgggtggatgtttagatcccagagaaggtaaccagatagaacagaaccttccctgggaggtctcctcaccacgtacaggaattcacaccgaggggacctaaaatataaaaatatataaaaccataaacACTCTAAAATTCTACAACACAAAGTAATAGTTACATAACACCAGAAAATTAACTAACAAGTAATTAGTTCAGGATATTGGGGCATGGTCCTAGATACCTTTGGATAATCTAGTATAGTATTCTTGAAATCAAGAAAACTAGAGAggctataatttcattgtataatcACTGGTTAGGGCACATTTGAAGTATGGAattcagtcttggactccttaACTTAGAAAGAACAGAGAATTGTATGGAAGGATTCTGAGATGGGTTACTAGAGTGGCACCTGGAATGAAGGGGATTTTCATACAAGGAGAGATTAAGACCTCTGAAATaatatcatcttaaaaaaaaagagttacaggggatctgattgaggttaTAAAATTGTAAAGAGAATTTACAGTGTTGATGCACAATCTTTTCTCATGCTTAGTCGTGAGAATACTAGGACttggggacacaaatataaattttgacaaaGTTGGaatcatcttcagttaagactGTTATGTTTCTAAAAGAAATGGGTTAGTTTCAGAAGTTGTGAATGCAGTAACTTTATGTGAgtttaacaaaacacttaataacTGCATGAACAATAAAAgatggctttaagatttttttaaacaaattatttatttatttaataattttaatttggagGTTACAACAGCCAAAATAGACCAACATTTCTCTTGTTATCCCTAacaattacattataattaataaatagttatGTACATCAAATTCAAATATTACTTTCAGAGTGATACCATTTTTTCAAGTTTAATTGCACTGAAATTGGAaaaattacaaactaaattaaTGAGGAATTTGTTCatgtgtataaaatatgaaaataaaataacaataattcttCCCATTCCTAATGGTGACTTGACCTAATATGTAGGTATGCGAGACAAAACGAAAACACTTGTTGACGGATTGTCATTTAACTAACCTGTacaaatatatgtacatgtatatttaaagtaacaagCTATTTCTAAATTCTTAAACTAACATATCATTTGACAGTTACAAATAACTgaagtattaaaaaaatttacttttcattataaatcTTTCTGGTCATCTTCCGTGTCTCTCTGTTGCTTGTTTCTGGATTCCAATTCTCTAGAAACTTCGATGCTTGTCCTTTAGTCTCCTTTCTCAGCTGACGTAGCCTTTTGTCTCTATATGCAGTCTTAAGAAAATagaacacaaatattaatataaaatttaaatataatacttattgtaataACTTAAGGTAACTGAAGATAATAAATATGCAGTAGATAATTTACTATATCAGACTCAAAAAAACAAGACTAAAACAGTCCATTGCAAACTTCAGTTCTACAGTGTCTACCCTGCctaaaatatcaataaacatcataattcaCGTGATAATGTTACAAACTTtatataatacacaaaattttcAGTAATGATCAAAAGCAGTTTACTATAATGACGTCCTCAATGGGAAATATAGTTAGCTTATTAAGATGTAATTTTTGAGAATACTGAATGCTAATTTAAGTCATTTTTAGCAAAAAATAAAGCACACAGTAAGAGCTAGTAGGAAACTTACAAGGCAGCAGTTGAACATGAACTTTAGGTTTACTTTTACCACTTTATTTAATTACCTGATTCAAAGCCATTACTTTAATCTACCAttctaaatgaaaattttattcaacATGGCGAAAACTTATCACTCATATAATTCagagtttttattacattaatttaccTCACTCTGTTAATCTACTATAATGCTATTTACAATTACGGGAAACATTCATTTTTTTGATATGTTCATTCTGCAAATGCTACAACAAGAAACTTATTGTATCAAGCAGCACACGACCAGACCAGCACAAAAGATACATCAATAGGATATAATCTCTGTccaattgattttttttttttttacagagttaTTATTGTAAGAAATGTTCTTAGATAGGtgtaaaacaatcaaacaaacttaaAGAGTTCTGAAACTGGATTAATTTAACAACTACAACTTGTGGTTATGCTTCTTCAATGGTATCAACATAAAAgcatataataatgttatatgaTTAATATTCATGTACttaaaatatctaatataaaTACAGACACAAGTATACCATCACCACAAAGAGGTTAAAACTGTGATCATGCTTTGCCAAAGTATCACCTCTTGAGTTACAAGCTGGTTATTTCAATGTTAGACCATAAGTTAAATGTTTGAAATCAACAAAATGgttataaataaatttcactTGGAACAATTTTAATCTCCTTATCATAGAAAGGATACTGATTCATTAGATACAGTTCACAGTAaggatgttttttattttatagaggGAGTTAATAtcacttatttttcttttctttttttttctctttattttgagaaaagggaaaaaaatgatattataaGAGTTTACATGATTATTCTGGGCTGAGAAGAGAAAGTTCTCTAAATATTTCTGCTGTATTTTCAAAACAACAGGAAAAGAGAAGTTCAATTTAGTAAAGAAAGACTTATCCCTagttaaaacaatttcatttttctgACATATTCTGATTATATTATGGAATGAGATATCATTGGCTGTATTGGAGACTGGTACCTCATAAGAGTTTATGAGGAGAAATCAaatatttcctgaaaaataaagggtGGGTTTATAATTTTAATCTTCTCTATGATTGGTAAAGAACATTGAAAGGATGTATGGTCCGTTGTTAGGCTAAAGTTTAAGTTTCCTGGTACAACCTTTGGGTTGATATCATTAGACTATAATTGAATGAGTTAACTTCTACATATAAGTACTGTCAAGATTACATTTGATCATACTTTAATACGTATATACTACCAAAGTCAATGCACCCACACACAGCAAGGAGAAAATATAAGTCATTTCAAAATGATATAGGGTGCCAGATCTAATAGTTGACAACTTTATGCCATTTTTCAGCTCTGTGTTATAACGTATCTTTAAAATTTGATAGAGGAAAAAACAGGGGATAATATCTAAACGTTTACCTTCTCATATCACTTTACAGGGGTcctaagaagaaaaaaacaaagtggAAGTGTAAAAGATGGACACACAGACAAAGGATCCACAGTAAATACTGGAGTGAGTAAAGGTGTCAAATTTGAACAACAGACCCCTATCTCACTGCCTAGAGTGCTATAAGGGTGTTTTTGTAATATGGTACAGATCAACGGATTAATAGCTGGAACATGTGTGTAATTGGTGGACGTGACAAGGGAGATCAGATTTAAATATCAATTCCCATATCAGTTTCAGGAGACTGAAAAACCAATAAGGTGCATGTCAACTTTGCACGAGATGGAGATCAGTCAAAAATCATGGTGGATACACATAATAGATGGTGTCTCATATAGAgaaagtgtaattattaattattaagtgTAATCACAAAGTGTAATTATTAGTCATACAAAACATAAGCCCCTTTGGAAACTCTCATGATGGGCCTAAGGATATATTTAAAGTCTGGTTGAAAACGGTCAAAAATGCTTAACTATGAAAAACTGATATGAAGTCGACACTTCTAAACTCTCCTACTACTGCATTAGAACAAAAGTTCTAACTTTGgaatatatgaataattatgtgtatGCCAGTATTCCTCGGATTAATGTTTCAATTGGCCTTGTACAACAGTATTATCAATAAATGATTACATTTTTGCGAAATAAACCTACCCTTTCAGTACCTTCATTATTACGTGCTACTTTATCTTTCTCTGTTGCCATTTTCTGTTTGGAATTGTGTTCACTGTTAGTTGTTCCTGACGTTGTTGTAACGTCAATAATTATCATCCCATTACCATCCGCCATGTTTACACTACTATTATAAGACAGAAGGAAATTGCGAAATGAttaaaaaacttatttcaatAAAGTATTTTACAATTTGTTCAATATATCAGTCTCATGCACggacttttttgtttgtttttactcttaaaaaaactcttaaatcaaattattatttcatttaccacaatgaacattttttttattcttctgtttgttaacaaaaataaaaacaaactgaaaaaaagggaagaaaattatgtgaaacgAATGTGCATCCTCGTtcatcctgttttttttttttttttgtgaaatttacgTCTTTTAGTCTCGAAACGACCTGTTGTGGTCTTTTTGCTATGTTCATTTCTACATTAATAGGAACGCCTGCAAGGTCTTATTCCATCTCAAAGTACCTCTTCAACAGATTGGCACAGTAGAATTTAGTCATCCCATTCACTTTCACTTTATAGTACATTCTGTTGGTCTTTTTCTGTACTGTGAAATGTTCTTTCCACTGCCTGGTGAATTTGTTGTTGTATGTAGGTAGCAGAATTAAAACCTTTTGTCCAACATTGAAATGTCGGCcattggttttattattatagaagtttttcTGACTGTCTTTGGCTTCactaataaaactattttgataaGTCCGGTTTAATACTTCTTCCCgatatctgttttgttattttctttccaTCTTGTATTGTGCTTGACTTTCTCCCGAGTACTGTCCCAGAGTTTCTGTTGTGAAGGGTCTATCATCTGCACTTCCTTCAACTCCCGTGAAACTACTTTGAGACTTCAAGAGGTTTGATATCTTGCTTCCTTCTTTTCCTTTGAGATCTCCCAATAGCTATATCTGTTTCGGTAATTTTTCGTGTCTAGTTCCTCTAAATTCTTACTACTATTCtatctatttcaagccagcaactgatagcggtgtttataaacaaaataaaaaggatccgagcctgtattgatgccaacgggggtcactttcaacattgtttataattgtatttgatatttacctcctgtattctacatacttatacaaattaattgaaacaaatggtcattttacaatattttcagcatggcgaccggtgtaggctcgctgaacccgctgatttcctttaatagtcattttttcacacagaggccgtcattagctgtgttttgcagtacggtcgatctatttttgggatatat is part of the Tachypleus tridentatus isolate NWPU-2018 chromosome 4, ASM421037v1, whole genome shotgun sequence genome and encodes:
- the LOC143249495 gene encoding ARL14 effector protein isoform X1, encoding MADGNGMIIIDVTTTSGTTNSEHNSKQKMATEKDKVARNNEGTERTAYRDKRLRQLRKETKGQASKFLENWNPETSNRETRKMTRKIYNEKSRGPQVHDERGTFVSLGKNLCDCLEETCPGCHYPCQKCKSPKCGHECRQNRKWIYEQLEIEGTDKVIKHVSKSKND